One Actinoplanes missouriensis 431 DNA segment encodes these proteins:
- a CDS encoding NADP-dependent oxidoreductase produces the protein MRAARFHEYGPAEILVVDDAPEPHAGPGEIRIRAAAASVNPIDFKIRAGVLRDYYPAELPAIPGRDAAGAVDEVGDGVTGVAAGDRVFGLGGIFGASAEHVVLTAWAPVPDTWTLEQAAGAGLAVATAGGALNLLGDLSGKTLLVEGAAGGVGSAAVAIGVARGATVIGTASEAKHDYLRSIGALPTTYGPGLADRVAALAPTGVDAVLDAVGSGSLPDLVAIAGDPARVVTVADHMLAGGLGVRHYTAQNDSAVLAEGAGYGATGAYTPFVAETFPLEKIAEAHRYAERGRTQGKVIVTI, from the coding sequence ATGCGCGCAGCACGCTTCCACGAGTACGGCCCGGCCGAGATCCTCGTCGTCGACGACGCTCCCGAACCGCACGCCGGCCCCGGCGAGATCCGCATCCGGGCCGCCGCCGCCAGCGTCAACCCGATCGACTTCAAGATCCGCGCCGGCGTGCTGCGCGACTACTACCCGGCCGAGCTCCCGGCCATCCCCGGCCGCGACGCCGCCGGCGCCGTCGACGAGGTCGGCGACGGTGTCACCGGCGTGGCGGCCGGCGACCGGGTGTTCGGGCTCGGCGGCATCTTCGGGGCCAGCGCCGAGCACGTCGTGCTGACCGCGTGGGCGCCGGTCCCGGACACCTGGACCCTGGAGCAGGCCGCCGGCGCCGGGCTCGCCGTCGCCACCGCGGGCGGCGCCCTCAACCTGCTCGGCGACCTGTCCGGCAAGACCCTGCTCGTCGAGGGCGCGGCCGGCGGCGTGGGCAGCGCGGCCGTGGCCATCGGCGTGGCCCGCGGCGCCACCGTCATCGGCACCGCGAGCGAGGCCAAGCACGACTACCTGCGCTCGATCGGAGCGCTGCCCACCACGTACGGCCCCGGCCTGGCCGACCGGGTCGCCGCCCTCGCCCCCACCGGTGTGGACGCGGTCCTGGACGCCGTCGGCTCGGGCTCCCTGCCCGACCTGGTGGCCATCGCCGGCGACCCGGCCCGGGTGGTGACGGTCGCCGACCACATGCTCGCCGGCGGCCTGGGCGTCCGGCACTACACCGCCCAGAACGACTCGGCGGTGCTGGCCGAGGGCGCCGGCTACGGCGCGACGGGCGCCTACACCCCGTTCGTCGCCGAGACCTTCCCCCTGGAGAAGATCGCCGAGGCCCACCGGTACGCCGAACGGGGCCGCACCCAGGGCAAAGTCATCGTCACCATCTGA
- a CDS encoding alpha/beta fold hydrolase, translating to MNRSMALSMAAVTAALVAASPPETGAAAAAAHPRPTITWQPCPAYSDEALDMMVPPDLRYRFEQLLGRLECGTISVPLDHTRPRGRKITVALTRLPATDRAHRLGSIALNPGGPGGSGYLMPVQLLTQGAADGLNDRYDLIGFDPRGVGYSTTTDCPDADEGPDSIGPLTKAQARTRYRAEAEANAACGRSDPAFLARLTTADVARDLDLIRAGLGERKLGFLGVSWGTWLGVVYRSLFPASVSRMFLDSVAIPDFSLVAFSDGRAAAAERNARRMTAWLAERDERYHLGSTARQVSATIAALRADYDTNPRAFTDLPIALDGSFVAVAASQDAPVWPLAGQVLTELREATGPAAPPTVKEVIRVPSTSEPEPPADLPEQGNRTMNRAAFCNEDPSRLGFEAAWAAYQRRLADNPLTGRSLGFSAGCAGWPLPVQTVDLRRGGGSLVLSGHRWETPSPYEWTWQTRAAVGGTVYTVDDDVHGSVLQQPDCAADVVRYFGTGRIDRGCAGVPVPADAAEKAAGIAAFPGASPGKVTFRTLAASKLSL from the coding sequence ATGAATCGATCTATGGCTCTGAGCATGGCAGCGGTGACGGCGGCGCTGGTCGCCGCCTCGCCTCCGGAAACCGGAGCGGCGGCGGCAGCGGCCCACCCGCGACCGACGATCACCTGGCAGCCGTGCCCCGCCTACTCCGACGAGGCGCTCGACATGATGGTCCCGCCGGACCTGCGGTACCGTTTCGAACAGCTGCTCGGCCGCCTCGAATGCGGCACGATCAGCGTCCCGCTCGACCACACGAGGCCGCGCGGCCGGAAGATCACCGTCGCGCTCACCCGGCTGCCCGCCACCGACCGGGCGCACCGGCTGGGCAGCATCGCGCTCAATCCCGGCGGTCCGGGCGGCAGCGGTTACCTCATGCCCGTCCAGCTGCTGACGCAGGGCGCGGCCGACGGCCTGAACGACCGCTACGACCTGATCGGCTTCGACCCGCGGGGCGTCGGCTACAGCACCACGACCGACTGCCCCGACGCCGACGAGGGCCCGGACTCGATCGGCCCGCTGACGAAGGCGCAGGCCCGCACGCGCTACCGGGCGGAGGCCGAGGCCAACGCCGCCTGCGGGCGATCCGACCCCGCCTTCCTGGCCCGGCTCACCACCGCCGACGTGGCCCGTGACCTCGACCTGATCCGGGCCGGGCTGGGTGAGCGGAAGCTCGGTTTCCTCGGCGTCTCCTGGGGCACCTGGCTCGGCGTGGTCTACCGCAGTCTCTTCCCCGCCTCGGTGAGCCGGATGTTCCTGGACAGCGTCGCGATCCCGGACTTCAGCCTGGTCGCGTTCTCCGACGGCCGCGCCGCCGCGGCCGAGCGCAACGCCCGGCGGATGACGGCCTGGCTGGCCGAACGCGACGAGCGCTACCACCTCGGCTCCACCGCGCGTCAGGTCAGCGCGACGATCGCCGCCCTGCGCGCGGACTACGACACGAACCCGCGCGCGTTCACCGACCTGCCGATCGCGCTGGACGGCTCGTTCGTCGCGGTCGCCGCGAGCCAGGACGCGCCGGTCTGGCCGCTCGCCGGACAGGTGCTCACGGAACTGCGGGAGGCGACCGGCCCGGCCGCGCCGCCCACGGTCAAGGAGGTCATCCGGGTGCCGTCGACCTCCGAACCGGAACCGCCGGCGGATCTCCCCGAGCAGGGCAACCGCACGATGAACCGGGCCGCGTTCTGCAACGAGGACCCCAGCCGGCTCGGCTTCGAGGCGGCGTGGGCCGCCTACCAGCGGCGTCTCGCGGACAATCCGCTCACCGGGCGGTCGCTCGGCTTCTCCGCCGGATGCGCGGGATGGCCGCTGCCGGTGCAGACCGTGGACCTGCGGCGCGGCGGCGGGTCGCTGGTGCTGTCCGGGCACCGCTGGGAGACGCCGTCGCCGTACGAATGGACCTGGCAGACGAGGGCTGCGGTCGGCGGCACGGTCTACACCGTCGACGACGACGTGCACGGGTCGGTGCTGCAGCAACCGGACTGCGCCGCCGATGTGGTCCGGTATTTCGGGACGGGCCGGATCGACCGGGGTTGCGCCGGCGTGCCGGTACCCGCGGACGCCGCCGAGAAGGCGGCGGGCATTGCCGCATTCCCGGGTGCCAGTCCGGGGAAAGTGACGTTCCGAACGCTTGCCGCGAGTAAGTTATCACTCTAA
- a CDS encoding sensor histidine kinase: protein MHRPTIADTALAVTLLLTCVVVNSSDETASEPGVLWWAAAVLATAAVALRRRWPVVLLAVCCAAAVIPLAGGMPLTIINLSVPILLYTVAVRHGWARSLAVLAALLVLAVGSSTFAVREARPAPELQRPPFPVPEPRPFPEDPAPRPLPDDPVEPSLTIAWNDLPGLILILVAAWAIGSGTRSRRAYLAELRARAVDRERERGQQAVLAVAAERGRISRELHDVVAHGLSVMVIQAQGGAAALDNRPADTRAALEAIIKTGRDSLADMRRVLSTVGEVDDAWHPQPGLAMLPALVDQVRETTGTPVGLRVEGTAVPVPSAVDLSAYRIVQEALTNTMKHAGAGAGADVVVAYATGSVEITVSDDGSVPAHHDGMGTGLRGMRERVRLLGGRFDAGPGPQGGFVVRAVLPVEERPT from the coding sequence GTGCATCGGCCGACCATTGCGGACACTGCCCTCGCGGTCACCCTGCTGCTCACCTGCGTCGTGGTGAACAGCAGCGACGAGACCGCGAGTGAGCCCGGCGTGCTCTGGTGGGCCGCGGCCGTCCTGGCGACCGCGGCTGTCGCGCTGCGCCGCCGATGGCCGGTGGTGTTGCTTGCGGTCTGCTGCGCCGCCGCCGTGATTCCTCTGGCCGGCGGCATGCCGCTCACGATCATCAACCTGAGCGTGCCGATCCTGCTCTACACGGTCGCCGTCCGGCACGGCTGGGCGAGATCCTTGGCGGTGCTGGCGGCGTTGCTGGTGCTGGCCGTCGGTTCCAGCACGTTCGCGGTGCGCGAGGCTCGTCCGGCGCCGGAGCTGCAGCGGCCGCCGTTCCCCGTGCCCGAGCCCCGGCCGTTCCCGGAGGACCCCGCGCCCCGCCCCCTCCCGGACGACCCCGTGGAGCCCAGCCTGACCATCGCCTGGAACGATCTGCCCGGCCTGATCCTGATCCTCGTCGCCGCCTGGGCGATCGGTTCAGGCACGCGCAGCCGCCGGGCCTACCTCGCCGAGCTGCGCGCCCGGGCGGTCGACCGGGAGCGTGAGCGCGGTCAGCAGGCTGTCCTCGCGGTCGCCGCCGAGCGGGGCCGGATCAGCCGGGAGCTGCACGACGTCGTCGCCCACGGCCTGTCCGTCATGGTGATCCAGGCGCAGGGCGGGGCCGCCGCCCTGGACAACCGGCCGGCCGACACCCGCGCGGCCCTGGAGGCGATCATCAAGACCGGCCGGGACTCGCTCGCCGACATGCGCCGCGTGCTGTCCACGGTGGGCGAGGTCGACGACGCCTGGCACCCGCAGCCCGGCCTGGCGATGCTGCCCGCGCTGGTCGACCAGGTCCGCGAGACGACCGGCACACCGGTGGGGCTGCGGGTCGAGGGCACGGCGGTCCCGGTGCCGTCCGCGGTAGACCTTTCGGCGTACCGGATCGTGCAGGAGGCTCTGACGAACACGATGAAGCACGCCGGCGCGGGAGCGGGCGCCGACGTGGTCGTCGCCTACGCGACCGGGTCGGTGGAGATCACCGTCAGCGACGACGGGTCCGTGCCCGCCCACCACGACGGCATGGGTACGGGACTGCGCGGCATGCGGGAACGCGTGAGACTCCTGGGTGGCCGGTTCGACGCCGGCCCCGGCCCGCAGGGCGGTTTCGTGGTGCGGGCCGTCCTGCCCGTCGAGGAGCGACCGACGTGA
- a CDS encoding response regulator, which yields MISVLLADDQALVRTGFRMILENAPDMRVVGEASDGAEAARSVRAARPDIVLMDVRMPGVDGVEATRRICADDTEGRTRVLILTTFDLDEYVYAALRAGASGFLLKDTLAPDLLSAIRVVTRGESVVAPSVTRRLLDRYVTAGEGPVVAPTALESLTEREREVLGLIARGLSNAEIAGRLFLSEGTIKTHVSRVLTKLALRDRVQAVVFAYECGLVRAGSGS from the coding sequence GTGATAAGTGTGCTGCTGGCAGACGACCAGGCCCTGGTCCGCACCGGCTTCCGGATGATCCTGGAGAACGCGCCGGACATGCGGGTCGTCGGCGAGGCGTCCGACGGCGCCGAGGCAGCCCGGTCGGTCCGCGCCGCGCGCCCCGACATCGTCCTGATGGACGTCCGGATGCCCGGCGTCGACGGCGTCGAGGCCACCCGGCGCATCTGCGCGGACGACACCGAGGGCCGCACCCGGGTGCTGATCCTGACCACGTTCGACCTGGACGAATATGTGTATGCCGCGCTGCGGGCCGGCGCGAGCGGCTTCCTGCTCAAGGACACCCTCGCCCCCGACCTGCTCTCGGCGATCCGGGTGGTGACGCGCGGCGAGTCGGTGGTCGCCCCGAGCGTCACCCGCCGCCTCCTGGACCGCTATGTCACGGCGGGCGAGGGCCCGGTCGTGGCGCCGACGGCCCTGGAGTCGCTGACCGAGCGGGAGCGCGAGGTGCTCGGCCTGATCGCCCGCGGCCTGTCCAACGCCGAGATCGCCGGGCGCCTCTTCCTCTCCGAGGGCACGATCAAAACCCACGTCAGCCGGGTGCTGACCAAACTGGCCCTCCGCGACCGGGTCCAGGCCGTCGTCTTCGCCTACGAGTGCGGCCTGGTCCGCGCCGGCTCGGGTTCTTGA